The following are from one region of the Brevinematales bacterium genome:
- a CDS encoding histidinol-phosphatase HisJ family protein, translated as MNLIADTHMHTRFSVDGHDTIHTMCCEAIDKGLKTVCFTEHLDNCKTDHGYGFFRMDAYFAAIAEARRNFGPRLKILSGIEFSEPARYTAELDFYFKQGFDTILGSVHQVDEIFMSGGELVEKYGVDGVYERYFRLVLDNVSAGGFDTLAHMDFPKRYIPKFRKIDFLEDILRAMVRNKIALEINTSPIRRGREETSPARDTIEAYAKMGGSRVTVGSDAHQSSQIAAGFDYAADMLNGIPGLTPGYFEGRKFVEL; from the coding sequence ATGAATTTAATCGCCGATACGCATATGCATACCCGTTTTTCAGTCGACGGACACGACACCATCCATACGATGTGTTGCGAGGCGATCGACAAGGGTCTGAAAACGGTCTGTTTCACCGAGCATCTCGATAACTGTAAGACCGACCACGGGTACGGGTTTTTCAGGATGGACGCGTATTTCGCGGCGATAGCCGAAGCGCGCAGGAACTTCGGCCCGAGGCTGAAAATTCTGTCGGGCATCGAGTTCTCCGAACCCGCGCGATATACCGCCGAACTGGATTTTTACTTCAAGCAGGGCTTCGATACTATCCTCGGGTCTGTGCACCAGGTGGACGAGATATTTATGAGCGGCGGGGAGCTGGTCGAAAAGTACGGCGTCGACGGGGTATACGAACGTTACTTCCGGCTCGTGCTGGACAATGTGAGCGCCGGGGGTTTCGACACCCTCGCGCACATGGATTTCCCCAAGCGCTACATCCCCAAATTTCGGAAGATAGATTTCCTCGAGGATATCCTCCGCGCGATGGTCAGAAACAAGATCGCGCTCGAGATCAATACGTCCCCTATCAGACGCGGAAGGGAAGAGACCTCGCCCGCGCGGGATACGATCGAGGCTTACGCGAAAATGGGCGGGTCGCGCGTGACTGTCGGGTCGGACGCGCACCAATCAAGCCAAATCGCGGCGGGGTTCGATTATGCGGCGGATATGCTGAACGGGATACCCGGATTAACGCCGGGATACTTCGAGGGGCGGAAGTTCGTAGAGTTGTAG
- a CDS encoding YncE family protein codes for MIKKFLWVTLFLLPLSVVIAKSYYEIRVAVFPQNAKILLIDTQNRTNQLSFKTPLPVPPDSEYKLVLSAKGYYPKTIQVKAAKKSTYISEKLEKKWGGMTLVKTLPVSGNPKSIMFLDDDRFIANAMTGCGFDLYSLSLMKRIKIFNDFSKQYCPISGFVEGLVDKEQNEFYIMQLYAYKWHVFDLTTMKYKKSITAKGNWSKVVAKSDKYLFFSNWLSKDIAVYDRFTKKFVLFIKVAGVPRGLAITPDQKYLYTAIFDGSFIQKIDLATMKVVKTITLAAGKGNARHLIIDEVHNLMYISDMGKDLIFKYDLATDKVISSVKVYTKPNNIVLSPDLSTIFVACRGPNGPNGYTNKGIEFGKVWSIDAKTMTAYNWVWGGNQPTGLDISPDGQYLLLGNFLDNNIEVYKINYALLKSKEEE; via the coding sequence ATGATAAAAAAATTCCTATGGGTGACCCTCTTTCTTTTGCCCCTCTCTGTTGTGATTGCTAAATCGTATTACGAAATCCGCGTCGCGGTATTCCCGCAGAACGCAAAGATATTGTTAATCGATACTCAGAATAGAACCAACCAGTTGAGTTTTAAAACCCCTCTTCCCGTACCCCCGGACTCCGAGTATAAGCTCGTGCTTTCCGCGAAGGGGTATTACCCGAAAACGATACAGGTGAAAGCCGCTAAGAAGAGCACCTATATCAGCGAGAAGCTGGAAAAGAAATGGGGCGGAATGACGCTTGTCAAGACACTTCCCGTTTCGGGCAATCCGAAGTCCATCATGTTTCTCGACGACGACCGGTTTATCGCAAACGCTATGACCGGTTGCGGATTCGACCTTTACTCCCTCTCGCTGATGAAACGCATCAAAATATTCAACGACTTCTCGAAGCAGTACTGCCCCATCAGCGGGTTTGTCGAGGGGCTGGTCGACAAGGAGCAGAACGAGTTTTATATCATGCAGCTCTACGCGTATAAATGGCATGTGTTCGACCTCACGACGATGAAGTATAAAAAGAGCATCACCGCGAAGGGCAATTGGAGCAAGGTGGTCGCGAAGAGCGATAAGTATCTCTTCTTCTCGAACTGGCTGTCGAAGGATATCGCGGTATACGACCGTTTCACGAAAAAGTTCGTCCTGTTTATCAAGGTCGCCGGCGTGCCCAGAGGGCTTGCGATCACTCCCGACCAGAAATACCTCTATACCGCTATATTCGACGGGTCGTTCATCCAGAAAATCGACCTCGCGACAATGAAGGTCGTTAAGACGATCACGCTCGCCGCGGGTAAGGGTAACGCCCGCCATCTCATTATTGACGAAGTGCATAACCTGATGTATATTTCAGATATGGGGAAAGACCTGATATTCAAATACGACCTCGCGACCGATAAGGTGATTTCAAGCGTGAAGGTCTATACCAAGCCGAACAATATCGTGCTCTCCCCCGACCTTTCCACTATTTTCGTCGCATGCCGCGGCCCTAACGGCCCCAACGGATATACCAATAAGGGTATCGAGTTCGGCAAGGTGTGGTCTATCGACGCGAAAACGATGACCGCGTATAACTGGGTGTGGGGCGGGAACCAGCCGACCGGACTGGATATTTCCCCCGACGGGCAATACCTGCTTCTCGGCAACTTCCTGGATAATAATATAGAAGTATATAAAATCAACTACGCGCTTCTAAAAAGTAAAGAAGAAGAATAA
- a CDS encoding alpha-amylase: MTRKMLLLALIMASAATSLFGASKWWQDAVFYQIFPYSFYDSDGDKYGDFNGITAKLDYLNYLGVTAVWLCPINTRPEGMYHGYAVSDYYAVDPKLGTMADFENLLKEAHKKNIKIVFDFVMNHTSLENAWFVDSLNTKGSKYNDWYLWEKKNPGWPNPTGNTKQPSWNLYDKPGLHNNEFYYAAFNMTIPDLNHQNINVKNEMHKIAKFWLDKGVDGFRIDAARYLIETGPNEKQIDTPETIKYLTEFANYCKKINPNAYLVAEVYAGIDITSKYYDPKGGLDGVFNFEIGGKGGVIMGALQVGKPGGFINILKTFTSKKGIPLQFYSQFFSNHDSGRLPENLKDPLKIKAAAAMFFTVPGGAPYIYYGDEIGLMEDYESFGDVNMRGCMMWNAEKNGGFTANDWTWTKKMKKYYLDPATAEDKYKKEAMNLNVEYEKKDPQSVLQLFRKLIDWRKKYDVLKNGDFQFIDVKIENLSAMQ, from the coding sequence ATGACCAGAAAAATGTTATTGCTCGCGCTGATAATGGCTTCAGCCGCGACTTCGCTGTTCGGGGCGTCGAAATGGTGGCAGGACGCGGTGTTCTACCAGATATTTCCCTACAGCTTTTACGATTCCGACGGCGACAAATACGGGGATTTCAACGGTATTACCGCTAAACTGGATTACCTGAACTACCTCGGTGTTACGGCAGTATGGCTCTGCCCGATCAACACCCGTCCCGAAGGCATGTACCACGGTTACGCGGTATCGGATTATTACGCGGTCGACCCCAAGCTCGGGACGATGGCCGATTTCGAGAATCTTTTAAAAGAAGCGCATAAGAAGAATATAAAGATCGTCTTCGACTTCGTGATGAACCACACCAGTCTGGAAAATGCATGGTTCGTCGACTCCCTCAATACGAAAGGGTCGAAGTATAACGATTGGTATCTTTGGGAGAAGAAAAACCCCGGGTGGCCGAATCCTACCGGCAACACCAAGCAGCCCTCATGGAACCTGTACGATAAACCGGGGCTTCATAACAACGAGTTTTACTATGCGGCGTTTAATATGACCATACCCGACCTCAATCACCAGAATATCAACGTCAAGAACGAGATGCACAAGATCGCGAAGTTCTGGCTCGACAAGGGTGTGGACGGTTTCCGTATCGACGCAGCCCGTTACCTGATCGAGACCGGCCCTAATGAGAAGCAGATCGATACGCCGGAAACTATCAAGTATCTCACCGAATTCGCGAACTACTGCAAGAAAATTAACCCGAACGCCTACTTGGTCGCCGAAGTCTACGCCGGCATCGATATCACGTCGAAGTACTATGACCCCAAGGGCGGCCTCGACGGCGTGTTCAATTTCGAGATCGGCGGGAAAGGCGGGGTGATTATGGGCGCGCTCCAGGTGGGCAAGCCCGGCGGATTTATCAATATCCTCAAAACGTTCACGTCGAAGAAGGGGATACCTCTCCAGTTCTATTCGCAGTTCTTCTCGAACCACGATTCGGGACGACTGCCTGAGAACCTGAAAGACCCGCTCAAGATTAAGGCCGCGGCGGCGATGTTCTTCACGGTTCCCGGCGGCGCGCCGTATATCTACTACGGCGACGAGATCGGGCTCATGGAGGACTACGAGTCGTTCGGCGACGTCAATATGCGCGGATGCATGATGTGGAACGCCGAGAAGAACGGCGGGTTTACCGCTAACGATTGGACATGGACGAAGAAAATGAAAAAGTATTACCTCGACCCCGCGACGGCGGAGGATAAATATAAGAAAGAAGCGATGAACCTCAATGTCGAGTACGAGAAGAAAGACCCGCAGTCCGTGCTTCAACTCTTCCGTAAATTGATCGACTGGAGAAAGAAATACGACGTGCTCAAGAACGGCGACTTCCAGTTTATCGATGTGAAGATTGAAAATCTTTCGGCAATGCAATAG
- a CDS encoding iron-containing alcohol dehydrogenase, with translation MTNEINFRYSANPLVIFGAGKFAELPALIDDIGSNILIVRGSSIEANPMWDAFLAALAKRSIRVHELLTDGEPSPEAVDEAAEEFRRKNVHAIAAIGGGSAIDLGKAVSAMIPQKGPVEDYIEGVGKMKLDGFKVPFIAVPTTAGTGSEATKNAVISKVGRGGYKRSLRHDNLIPDIALIDPSLTVSCPPEVTAASGLDAFTQLLESFVSPKASPLTDALARSGISYFARSFEQACADGSDISARSGMAFAAYCSGAALANAGLGVVHSLAGELGALRAVPHGVLCGILAPAGHRANIDSMRKSPGKYLEVLVKYSETGGMLSGKNPSGWEEGCGMLTSVMDKWTAERGLPKLGDAGYTSKEMEDVAARSENKNNPVQLSAAERLDVLMKSF, from the coding sequence ATGACGAATGAAATAAATTTCCGGTATTCCGCGAACCCGCTCGTAATATTCGGCGCAGGGAAATTCGCCGAACTGCCCGCGCTGATCGACGATATCGGGAGCAACATCCTCATTGTGCGCGGCTCGTCGATAGAGGCTAACCCCATGTGGGATGCATTTCTCGCGGCGCTTGCGAAACGCTCCATCCGCGTGCATGAACTTCTCACCGACGGGGAGCCGTCCCCCGAGGCTGTGGACGAGGCGGCGGAGGAGTTCCGCAGGAAGAACGTGCACGCGATAGCCGCGATAGGCGGAGGAAGCGCGATCGACCTCGGTAAGGCGGTGTCGGCTATGATACCGCAGAAGGGCCCGGTCGAGGATTATATCGAGGGCGTCGGGAAAATGAAGCTCGACGGCTTCAAGGTGCCGTTTATCGCGGTGCCCACCACTGCGGGGACTGGGAGCGAAGCGACCAAGAACGCGGTCATCAGCAAGGTGGGCCGCGGCGGGTACAAGAGATCCCTGCGCCACGATAATCTGATACCCGATATAGCGTTAATAGACCCTTCCCTTACCGTGTCATGCCCGCCGGAGGTGACTGCCGCGAGCGGCCTCGACGCGTTCACACAGCTTCTGGAGAGTTTCGTCTCCCCGAAGGCTTCGCCGCTGACCGACGCGCTCGCGCGGAGCGGGATAAGTTACTTCGCGCGGAGCTTCGAACAAGCCTGTGCCGACGGGAGCGATATCTCCGCCCGGAGCGGGATGGCATTTGCGGCGTACTGCTCGGGCGCGGCTCTTGCCAACGCGGGGTTGGGGGTCGTGCATTCGCTCGCGGGCGAGCTCGGCGCATTACGCGCGGTTCCCCACGGCGTCCTGTGCGGGATTCTCGCGCCCGCCGGGCATCGAGCGAATATCGACTCGATGCGGAAATCGCCGGGGAAATACCTTGAAGTTCTGGTAAAGTACTCCGAAACGGGCGGCATGCTCTCGGGTAAAAATCCGTCCGGGTGGGAGGAAGGATGCGGGATGCTGACGTCGGTAATGGATAAATGGACGGCGGAGCGCGGATTGCCGAAGCTCGGCGACGCGGGGTATACGTCGAAGGAAATGGAAGATGTTGCCGCTAGGTCGGAGAATAAAAATAATCCCGTCCAGTTATCCGCAGCGGAACGGCTCGATGTGCTGATGAAAAGTTTTTAA
- a CDS encoding antibiotic biosynthesis monooxygenase, producing MIATCVTVFVKPEYIGRFIDATLENHRNSILEPENLRFDVLQAKDDPSRFTLYEVYRSDAGAAAHKETPHYKKWKDTVADWMAKPREGVAHHVLAPSDPEVWKTRK from the coding sequence ATGATAGCGACATGCGTTACCGTATTTGTCAAACCGGAATATATCGGCAGGTTTATCGACGCCACACTTGAGAACCACCGTAACTCCATCCTTGAACCGGAGAACCTGCGTTTCGACGTGCTTCAGGCGAAGGACGATCCGTCGCGGTTTACCCTGTACGAGGTATACCGGAGCGATGCTGGCGCGGCCGCGCATAAGGAGACCCCGCACTATAAGAAGTGGAAGGATACTGTCGCCGATTGGATGGCGAAGCCCCGCGAGGGAGTCGCGCATCATGTACTCGCGCCGTCCGACCCGGAAGTTTGGAAAACACGTAAGTAA